In the genome of Magnolia sinica isolate HGM2019 chromosome 2, MsV1, whole genome shotgun sequence, one region contains:
- the LOC131238037 gene encoding pentatricopeptide repeat-containing protein At5g66520-like, which yields MLQRGTSLNNYTFPPVLKAFSQLQAFREGGPAHSLVIKLGFDSDAFVQNALVHFYGVCERVDVAQQLFDEIVEPNVVAWTSLLSGYAKLGDLECARRVFDVMPEKNLVSWSAMISGYVQGGQFVEALRLFHEMQVLKICPSLPVLVSILIAIAEMGALQEGLWVHGFIERNGLGWAPNLRASLVHMYMKCGDVVSAWQAFDKMPDRGLDVWNAMIVGLGLHGQGEEALRIFLSMVTEGLQPDDITFIGVLCGCSHAGLVDKGLECFASMNTVYNVLPKVEHYSCVVDLLGRAGLIKEALEVIQSMPVEANGRVWGSLFGACRNHGYAELGEIVGKHLIKLEPHRAGRYVLLANIYASMDRWEDAIKVRELMKQNGVELEPGCSLIEVDGVVHEFLVGDRVHPQTSDIYRKLDEMVKLCRCKGYVPNTKHVLFDISEEEKEGALCWHSEKLAVAFALISTDLEAVIRVVKNLRICGDCHSMMKVVSKVYDREIVIRDRSRFHHFKQGRCSCMDYW from the coding sequence ATGCTCCAACGAGGCACCTCCCTCAATAACTACACATTCCCGCCTGTCCTCAAGGCGTTTTCTCAGTTGCAAGCGTTCCGCGAAGGTGGACCCGCTCATTCTCTTGTTATCAAGCTTGGGTTTGATTCTGATGCCTTTGTCCAGAATGCGCTCGTGCATTTTTATGGGGTTTGTGAGCGTGTGGATGTTGCTCAGCAGTTGTTTGATGAAATTGTCGAACCTAATGTTGTCGCGTGGACCTCTCTCCTCTCCGGTTATGCGAAATTGGGGGATTTGGAGTGTGCGCGGAGGGTGTTTGATGTAATGCCGGAGAAGAATTTGGTTTCATGGAGTGCGATGATTTCTGGGTACGTGCAAGGTGGGCAGTTTGTGGAGGCTCTAAGGTTGTTTCATGAGATGCAAGTCTTGAAGATTTGTCCGAGTTTGCCCGTTTTAGTGAGCATTCTGATAGCGATAGCAGAGATGGGAGCACTTCAAGAGGGGTTATGGGTTCATGGTTTTATAGAGAGGAACGGGTTGGGCTGGGCTCCAAACTTAAGGGCGAGCTTAGTGCACATGTACATGAAGTGTGGGGATGTAGTTAGTGCCTGGCAGGCGTTCGATAAAATGCCGGATAGAGGTTTGGATGTGTGGAATGCAATGATTGTTGGGCTTGGTTTACATGGGCAAGGGGAAGAGGCATTGAGGATTTTCTTGAGCATGGTGACTGAAGGGTTGCAACCTGATGATATAACCTTCATTGGGGTGCTGTGTGGATGTAGCCATGCAGGGTTGGTAGATAAGGGCTTGGAGTGTTTTGCTAGCATGAACACAGTGTACAATGTCTTGCCCAAAGTGGAGCACTATAGTTGTGTGGTGGACCTGTTGGGACGGGCTGGGCTCATCAAAGAGGCATTGGAGGTTATCCAGAGCATGCCCGTAGAAGCAAATGGTAGAGTTTGGGGATCGCTCTTTGGTGCTTGCAGAAATCATGGGTATGCTGAGTTGGGAGAGATTGTAGGGAAGCATCTTATCAAGCTAGAGCCCCACCGAGCCGGGCGCTATGTGCTTTTAGCAAACATATATGCCTCCATGGATAGATGGGAAGATGCCATCAAAGTGAGGGAGTTGATGAAGCAAAATGGGGTAGAGCTTGAGCCTGGGTGTAGCTTGATTGAGGTTGATGGGGTTGTTCATGAGTTTCTTGTGGGGGATAGAGTGCATCCTCAGACGAGTGACATTTATCGGAAGTTGGATGAGATGGTTAAACTGTGCAGGTGCAAAGGGTATGTTCCGAACACAAAGCACGTGCTGTTTGATATTAGTGAGGAGGAAAAGGAGGGTGCATTGTGTTGGCACAGTGAGAAACTTGCTGTCGCATTTGCTTTGATATCTACTGATCTGGAGGCAGTCATTCGAGTCGTGAAGAATCTCCGCATCTGTGGGGATTGCCACTCGATGATGAAGGTTGTTTCTAAGGTTTACGATCGAGAGATAGTAATTAGAGATCGTAGTCGATTCCACCATTTCAAACAAGGCCGATGTTCTTGCATGGATTATTGGTGA
- the LOC131234359 gene encoding WEB family protein At5g16730, chloroplastic-like: MTEIQVTRGSDMQLKLNRVIEDLKKTKDQLEASEEEKCRILDELKEMKKVAEDANLRLSEALLAQGQVREIEKVRVNELERASFESAQKRDQAWQLELEAVQKQHDLDVEALSTAAQELNRVNRELSFAISAKNKALKEAEDARLDAETNANWVKDLSMELCSLKELLESANASHSVVENMSSDSDEELETRKSNGLATQNSSVIELLNLQLKKAKDVEEKLAEREILIEELKMELHDARESESGALDLLSESKKRIEMLALELEKSNESETKSFNSFLALTKQLEETKISLQESKLKIASLHENIESMEISFGLSSRDPNVSSRCLVTTRSDMNSGEETIKTLESELQTVKEDLVYARGGEELALSNTRSLAKEMSRLRNELKLATEAEEQSRKAMDDLALALKEVTTEANQVKEKLASTESELDDARMETERVKIILRSTEAKFQALLDEARREIKRVEEAAERLKLEAEESNTAWNGKEVGFVHCMKMSEEEIADAKEENDMLIESLKEAEIAAKMAREENARLRDILKHALNEATVSKEAAEIARAENSQLKDNLSDLVNALHRIRQENELHKIKEATSLENEKELKSSVAATSTTASRKSGNLSVPKGGDAKDPGASKKPHIVVKEARKSATEQSKELEILRQERENQRIKNGYNDVDVDPELLEGSIFEMPDSPDQDCMFQSVNGRLRHRSLPSILTDDAETVSSDDFEHTDGDHFDEAESNRSSEMSHRRKKALLRRFGDLIRRRSSYTK; this comes from the exons ATGACGGAG ATACAAGTCACGAGGGGATCAGACATGCAACTGAAACTGAATCGGGTCATAGAAGATCTGAAGAAGACGAAGGATCAATTGGAAGCTTCAGAGGAGGAGAAATGTCGAATTCTTGATGAACTCAAAGAGATGAAGAAGGTGGCAGAAGATGCGAATCTGAGGCTCAGCGAAGCTCTTCTTGCACAAGGGCAGGTGCGGGAGATCGAGAAGGTCCGCGTCAATGAATTAGAGAGGGCCAGCTTCGAATCCGCTCAGAAGAGAGACCAGGCATGGCAGCTTGAGCTCGAGGCTGTTCAGAAACAACATGATTTGGACGTTGAGGCCCTTTCGACCGCCGCCCAAGAACTCAATCGGGTGAACAGAGAGCTGTCGTTCGCTATCAGTGCGAAAAATAAAGCCCTTAAAGAAGCTGAGGATGCGAGGCTCGATGCCGAGACTAATGCCAACTGGGTCAAGGACCTCTCCATGGAGCTCTGTTCTCTGAAAGAGTTGCTTGAATCAGCTAATGCTTCCCACTCAGTTGTTGAAAACATGTCAAGTGATTCAGATGAGGAATTGGAGACCAGAAAATCTAATGGATTAGCTACTCAAAACAGTTCAGTGATTGAATTATTGAATCTTCAACTCAAGAAAGCGAAAGATGTTGAGGAAAAATTGGCCGAAAGGGAGATCTTGATAGAGGAGCTGAAAATGGAGTTGCATGATGCAAGGGAATCTGAATCTGGGGCATTGGATTTGTTGTCTGAAAGTAAGAAGCGAATTGAGATGCTTGCACTCGAACTGGAGAAATCAAACGAATCAGAAACTAAATCATTCAACTCATTCCTCGCCCTAACAAAACAGTTAGAGGAGACAAAGATATCACTACAAGAATCCAAGCTCAAGATTGCTTCTCTTCATGAGAACATTGAAAGCATGGAAATCTCATTCGGTCTAAGCAGTCGGGATCCCAATGTATCGAGCAGGTGCCTTGTGACAACAAGGTCTGATATGAATTCCGGCGAAGAAACCATCAAGACCCTTGAGTCCGAGCTTCAAACAGTGAAAGAGGATTTGGTTTATGCCCGTGGGGGAGAGGAACTCGCATTGTCAAATACCCGTAGTTTAGCCAAGGAGATGAGCCGGCTTAGAAATGAGCTGAAGTTAGCCACCGAAGCAGAAGAGCAGAGCAGAAAGGCCATGGATGATTTGGCGTTGGCCTTGAAAGAAGTCACGACAGAAGCGAATCAGGTGAAGGAGAAGCTTGCATCAACCGAATCAGAACTGGACGATGCAAGGATGGAAACTGAACGTGTGAAGATCATATTAAGGAGCACGGAAGCGAAGTTTCAAGCACTCCTTGACGAAGCTAGGAGAGAGATAAAACGGGTAGAAGAGGCAGCTGAAAGATTGAAATTAGAAGCCGAGGAATCAAACACTGCATGGAATGGGAAAGAAGTCGGCTTCGTTCATTGTATGAAAATGTCTGAAGAAGAGATTGCCGATGCAAAAGAAGAGAATGACATGTTGATAGAATCACTTAAAGAGGCTGAAATCGCAGCTAAGATGGCTAGGGAAGAAAATGCCAGGTTGCGGGACATACTAAAACATGCCTTAAATGAGGCAACCGTTTCAAAAGAAGCCGCGGAGATTGCTAGGGCCGAGAATTCGCAACTGAAGGACAACCTATCAGATTTGGTAAATGCATTGCATAGGATTAGACAAGAAAATGAGCTTCATAAGATCAAAGAAGCCACATCCCTCGAGAATGAAAAGGAGTTGAAGAGCTCAGTGGCTGCAACGTCGACGACAGCCTCACGCAAAAGCGGCAATTTGTCGGTTCCCAAGGGTGGGGATGCTAAGGACCCGGGGGCATCCAAGAAGCCACACATAGTGGTTAAAGAAGCTAGAAAATCCGCAACAGAACAGTCAAAGGAACTGGAAATTCTCAGACAAGAGAGAGAAAATCAGAGAATCAAGAATGGGTACAATGATGTAGATGTCGACCCAGAACTGCTTGAGGGATCAATATTCGAAATGCCGGACTCACCAGACCAGGATTGCATGTTTCAATCCGTTAATGGAAGACTGCGACATAGAAGCCTTCCCTCAATACTCACAGATGATGCAGAAACAGTTAGCTCGGATGATTTCGAACATACAGATGGGGATCATTTTGATGAAGCGGAGAGCAACAGGAGCTCAGAAATGAGCCATCGGAGGAAAAAAGCATTGCTTAGGAGATTTGGAGATCTTATAAGAAGACGAAGCTCCTACACCAAATAG
- the LOC131234348 gene encoding alcohol dehydrogenase-like 7 isoform X1, protein MEKGPHIGKAIRCKAAVGRNAGEPLKIEEVEVAPPKAFEVRIKIICTSLCHSDLTFWQMKVGVFPRIFGHEAVGIVESVGENVEEVKEGDFVIPTFLPNCQECVDCKSGESNMCSKFPFKVEPGMRDGTSRFKDSNGEVIHNFINVSSFSEYTVVDIIQVVRIDPVIPPEKACLLSCGVSTGIGATWKVAAVAAGSTVAIFGLGAVGLAVAEGARLRGASKIIGVDLNPEKFEIGKKLGLTDFINPADCGGKPINEIIKEKTNGGADYCFECIGLASVMNDAFTSCRTGWGKTIILGVEMHGSPLCISSAEILGGKCIMGSLFGGIKAKSDIPLLVKRYMDKEIHLDEFITHEMGFLDINKAFDLLVEGKCLRCIIWMDR, encoded by the exons ATGGAGAAAGGTCCACACATAGGCAAAGCCATCCGATGCAaag CTGCAGTTGGTAGAAATGCAGGAGAGCCCCTAAAAATAGAGGAGGTTGAAGTGGCTCCGCCAAAGGCTTTTGAAGTCCGTATAAAAATCATCTGCACGTCTTTGTGCCACAGCGACCTAACGTTTTGGCAAATGAAA gTTGGTGTATTTCCAAGAATTTTCGGACACGAGGCGGTCGG AATTGTAGAGAGTGTGGGGGAGAATGTAGAGGAGGTGAAGGAAGGCGACTTCGTGATTCCGACATTCTTACCAAATTGCCAAGAATGTGTAGATTGCAAGTCTGGAGAGAGCAACATGTGCTCGAAATTTCCTTTCAAGGTCGAACCGGGTATGAGAGATGGGACCAGCCGTTTCAAAGACTCTAATGGAGAGGTTATACACAATTTCATCAATGTATCAAGCTTTAGCGAATACACAGTGGTGGACATTATTCAGGTAGTGAGGATCGACCCTGTGATCCCTCCCGAGAAGGCATGCTTGCTCAGCTGTGGAGTGTCCACAG GGATAGGGGCTACTTGGAAGGTGGCCGCAGTGGCAGCGGGGTCCACCGTAGCCATCTTTGGGTTAGGAGCCGTTGGACTTGCT GTAGCTGAAGGAGCAAGACTCCGTGGAGCTTCTAAAATCATTGGTGTGGATTTGAATCCGGAGAAGTTTGAAATTG GAAAGAAATTGGGGCTAACCGACTTCATTAACCCGGCCGACTGTGGCGGTAAACCTATCAATGAG ATCATTAAGGAAAAGACGAATGGTGGCGCTGACTATTGCTTCGAGTGCATTGGGTTAGCATCGGTGATGAACGATGCATTCACCAGCTGCCGAACC GGTTGGGGAAAAACCATTATCTTAGGCGTGGAAATGCATGGCTCGCCGTTATGCATCAGCTCGGCCGAGATTCTAGGTGGCAAATGCATCATGGGCTCGTTGTTTGGAGGAATCAAAGCCAAGTCTGATATTCCACTCCTTGTGAAACGGTATATGGACAAG GAGATTCATTTGGACGAGTTCATAACGCACGAGATGGGGTTCTTGGATATAAACAAAGCTTTTGATTTGCTCGTTGAAGGGAAATGCCTTCGTTGCATCATCTGGATGGaccgatga
- the LOC131234348 gene encoding alcohol dehydrogenase-like 7 isoform X2: MQRIVESVGENVEEVKEGDFVIPTFLPNCQECVDCKSGESNMCSKFPFKVEPGMRDGTSRFKDSNGEVIHNFINVSSFSEYTVVDIIQVVRIDPVIPPEKACLLSCGVSTGIGATWKVAAVAAGSTVAIFGLGAVGLAVAEGARLRGASKIIGVDLNPEKFEIGKKLGLTDFINPADCGGKPINEIIKEKTNGGADYCFECIGLASVMNDAFTSCRTGWGKTIILGVEMHGSPLCISSAEILGGKCIMGSLFGGIKAKSDIPLLVKRYMDKEIHLDEFITHEMGFLDINKAFDLLVEGKCLRCIIWMDR, translated from the exons ATGCAaag AATTGTAGAGAGTGTGGGGGAGAATGTAGAGGAGGTGAAGGAAGGCGACTTCGTGATTCCGACATTCTTACCAAATTGCCAAGAATGTGTAGATTGCAAGTCTGGAGAGAGCAACATGTGCTCGAAATTTCCTTTCAAGGTCGAACCGGGTATGAGAGATGGGACCAGCCGTTTCAAAGACTCTAATGGAGAGGTTATACACAATTTCATCAATGTATCAAGCTTTAGCGAATACACAGTGGTGGACATTATTCAGGTAGTGAGGATCGACCCTGTGATCCCTCCCGAGAAGGCATGCTTGCTCAGCTGTGGAGTGTCCACAG GGATAGGGGCTACTTGGAAGGTGGCCGCAGTGGCAGCGGGGTCCACCGTAGCCATCTTTGGGTTAGGAGCCGTTGGACTTGCT GTAGCTGAAGGAGCAAGACTCCGTGGAGCTTCTAAAATCATTGGTGTGGATTTGAATCCGGAGAAGTTTGAAATTG GAAAGAAATTGGGGCTAACCGACTTCATTAACCCGGCCGACTGTGGCGGTAAACCTATCAATGAG ATCATTAAGGAAAAGACGAATGGTGGCGCTGACTATTGCTTCGAGTGCATTGGGTTAGCATCGGTGATGAACGATGCATTCACCAGCTGCCGAACC GGTTGGGGAAAAACCATTATCTTAGGCGTGGAAATGCATGGCTCGCCGTTATGCATCAGCTCGGCCGAGATTCTAGGTGGCAAATGCATCATGGGCTCGTTGTTTGGAGGAATCAAAGCCAAGTCTGATATTCCACTCCTTGTGAAACGGTATATGGACAAG GAGATTCATTTGGACGAGTTCATAACGCACGAGATGGGGTTCTTGGATATAAACAAAGCTTTTGATTTGCTCGTTGAAGGGAAATGCCTTCGTTGCATCATCTGGATGGaccgatga